The following coding sequences lie in one Desulfobacterales bacterium genomic window:
- a CDS encoding DNA photolyase, with protein sequence MSIKKLYVDHEICNLPLVGAIQSKLNLPAEIVNDVRCVYADISSADDPVQRGKEVLFLTRNRGTFVRKCPGTRNYTCCDYMILHIGTFCTMDCSYCILQSYFHPPVLQYFVNQEDMLSELGDFFHKKEMRRIGTGEYTDSLIWDFWDDLSAKLVPEFAKQSHAILEIKSKTVAIEALEHFDHRRKTIISWSVNTERIIRSDERLTSSLSARLKAASMCESWGYPVSFHFDPMVIYDGCETEYRQVIEGIFSHVSANNIAWISLGTFRFMPDLKQTIQKRFPDSTIVYGEFIPGLDGKMRYFKPVRIRLYRKIVSWIKEIAPEVVVYFCMEDDEVWKKSTGFLPSEKGGLPKMLDESAIRVCGLNR encoded by the coding sequence GTGTCAATTAAAAAACTCTATGTGGATCATGAAATTTGTAATCTGCCCCTGGTGGGTGCTATTCAGTCAAAGCTGAATCTTCCTGCCGAGATTGTCAATGACGTACGCTGTGTTTACGCGGATATATCATCTGCGGATGATCCGGTTCAACGGGGCAAAGAGGTTTTGTTCCTTACCCGGAACAGGGGAACGTTTGTCCGGAAATGTCCCGGTACCCGAAACTATACCTGCTGCGATTATATGATACTTCATATCGGTACGTTCTGTACGATGGACTGCTCTTATTGTATCCTGCAGTCTTATTTTCATCCGCCGGTTCTTCAATATTTCGTCAATCAGGAAGACATGCTTTCCGAACTGGGTGACTTTTTCCATAAAAAGGAAATGCGCCGGATCGGTACGGGGGAATATACCGACAGCCTGATATGGGACTTTTGGGACGATCTGTCTGCCAAGCTGGTTCCTGAATTTGCAAAACAGTCCCACGCCATTTTGGAAATAAAATCAAAGACTGTCGCCATTGAGGCGCTTGAGCATTTTGATCACCGGCGAAAAACAATTATCTCATGGTCTGTGAATACCGAACGGATTATCCGGAGTGATGAACGCTTGACCTCATCCTTATCAGCAAGGCTCAAAGCGGCTAGCATGTGCGAATCGTGGGGATATCCGGTTTCTTTCCATTTTGACCCCATGGTCATATATGACGGCTGTGAAACCGAGTACCGTCAGGTTATAGAAGGGATATTTTCCCATGTATCTGCGAATAATATCGCATGGATCAGTCTGGGAACATTTCGGTTTATGCCTGATTTGAAGCAGACGATTCAGAAGCGGTTTCCGGATTCCACGATCGTTTACGGCGAATTTATTCCGGGTCTGGATGGAAAAATGAGATATTTTAAACCGGTTCGAATCCGGCTCTACCGGAAAATCGTATCCTGGATCAAGGAAATTGCTCCGGAGGTTGTCGTATATTTTTGTATGGAAGATGATGAAGTATGGAAAAAATCTACCGGGTTTCTGCCTTCGGAGAAGGGCGGTCTTCCGAAAATGCTCGATGAGAGCGCCATCCGGGTCTGCGGTCTGAATCGGTGA
- a CDS encoding thermonuclease family protein: protein MIKSRYRHFLILNVLMLSIVLFNSSLNAQQVLHRVAWVSDGDTIMIDDGRRIRYIGINAPEIAHDDKPAEPFGYEAAELNRRMVLGKFVRLEPDQQSHDQYGRLLAYVFLADGTCINQKMIREGLAYCLPQPPNLKYEDRLLEIQRLAMSTRKGIWPQWKNRHERVIGNKRSRRFHSVNCSFGKKTEKRNLVIFSSPWEAFQSGFAPCKRCITLRAD, encoded by the coding sequence ATGATTAAGTCCAGATATCGTCATTTCCTAATTCTGAATGTTCTGATGCTGAGCATCGTTCTGTTTAACTCCAGCCTGAACGCTCAGCAGGTGTTGCATCGGGTCGCCTGGGTAAGTGACGGAGATACCATCATGATAGATGATGGTCGACGGATCCGATATATTGGGATCAACGCCCCTGAAATCGCCCACGACGATAAACCCGCCGAACCGTTTGGATATGAGGCGGCCGAATTGAACAGGCGCATGGTGCTGGGGAAATTTGTTCGGCTTGAACCGGATCAGCAGTCTCACGATCAGTACGGTCGTCTTCTGGCGTATGTTTTTTTAGCTGACGGCACATGTATCAACCAGAAAATGATCAGGGAGGGACTTGCCTATTGCCTGCCTCAGCCACCGAATCTGAAATATGAGGACCGGTTGCTTGAAATCCAGCGGCTGGCCATGTCGACCCGAAAGGGCATATGGCCGCAATGGAAAAATCGGCACGAGCGCGTGATCGGCAATAAACGATCCAGACGGTTTCATTCAGTGAACTGTTCTTTCGGGAAAAAAACAGAAAAACGAAATTTAGTCATATTTTCAAGCCCATGGGAAGCCTTTCAATCGGGATTCGCTCCATGTAAAAGATGTATCACCCTGCGGGCGGACTGA